In one Dunckerocampus dactyliophorus isolate RoL2022-P2 chromosome 9, RoL_Ddac_1.1, whole genome shotgun sequence genomic region, the following are encoded:
- the ildr1b gene encoding immunoglobulin-like domain-containing receptor 1b isoform X1, with protein MMGNMILVTLLLLFLPTELLSIQVIVPESERSTTLFASVILRCDFSTSANPQEVTVTWRFKSFCKDPVLEYYSTAYQAALQLGQDPANDCPDRQRTVRTVLQKRGLNEPTLGVDYRNRKITVLNKADLSITEVMWWDNGVYFCTIDAPGDTSGDSDREVKLVVYHWLTVLLIILGTLLLIMLLGICCCQCCPQKCCCYVRCPCCPRTCCCPEKAVMQHRMLREAKRAMVPWMHGQPIYAPISSNNSIQGVPMLYSGSYSDAGKQNFAMAPMQLSPITLPPQQPAPPHHLNGSATGSVQNTRHVLDYLENQVRGLDVAVPQMPIHPVQNMHQLPAQPPPPPPVVPYTPGPPSMLSALDEMGVRGTERRVITLPPIIQRVPSFSSHKGPRSGDQARGGQRFSSQSSGSTNPSGRDVQRNSRGYRDISPPRRGILRDYKDDSDWEGRRGRTSQRNWRDQGGGGGGGPRPRTRSRDDLMEELQSRTAWRERSYSPPQRKGSWSSDEEDSRRRRGGRDRDWPEKPPSYSSVESQPRHPNDRRNYIRLSDRSSRSNTSVVI; from the exons ATGATGGGAAATATGATACTGGTGACGCTATTGCTACTTTTCCTGCCAACAG agcTGCTCTCCATCCAGGTCATCGTTCCGGAATCGGAGAGAAGTACAACTTTGTTTGCGTCTGTGATCCTTCGCTGCGACTTCTCCACTTCTGCAAACCCTCAGGAGGTGACGGTCACCTGGAGATTCAAATCCTTCTGTAAAGACCCCGTTCTGGAGTACTACTCCACTG CCTATCAGGCCGCCTTGCAGCTGGGTCAGGACCCGGCTAACGACTGCCCGGACCGTCAGCGAACAGTCCGCACCGTGCTCCAAAAGAGAGGCCTGAATGAGCCCACACTGGGTGTGGACTACCGAAACCGCAAGATTACCGTTCTAAATA AGGCTGACCTGTCCATTACTGAAGTAATGTGGTGGGATAACGGCGTGTATTTCTGCACCATTGACGCTCCTGGCGACACCTCGGGGGACTCTGATCGAGAAGTGAAACTCGTCGTTTATC ACTGGCTGACAGTGCTGTTAATCATCCTGGgcaccctcctcctcatcatgcTTCTTGGCATATGTTGCTGTCAGTGCTGCCCACAGAAGTGTTGCTGCTATGTGCGCTGCCCGTGCTGTCCTAGGACGTGCTGCTGCCCAGAAAAAG CTGTGATGCAACACAGGATGCTGCGTGAGGCCAAAAGGGCCATGGTGCCTTGGATGCACGGCCAGCCCATTTATGCTCCCATCAGCTCCAACAACTCCATCCAGGGCGTCCCCATGTTGTATTCAG GCTCGTATTCAGATGCTGGCAAACAGAACTTTGCCATGGCACCCATGCAGCTGTCCCCCATAACCCTGCCACCGCAGCAGCCTGCTCCCCCCCACCACCTGAATGGCAGCGCTACAGGCAGCGTCCAAAACACAAGACATGTGTTGGACTACCTAGAGAACCAGGTGAGGGGGCTGGATGTTGCAGTGCCCCAGATGCCAATTCACCctgtccaaaacatgcaccaGTTACCAGCTCAGCCCCCGCCACCCCCTCCTGTTGTCCCCTACACCCCCGGGCCGCCCAGTATGCTGTCGGCCCTGGATGAGATGGGCGTAAGGGGGACGGAGAGAAGGGTGATCACCCTGCCTCCCATCATCCAGCGTGTACCCAGCTTCTCCTCACACAAGGGGCCCAGAAGTGGAGATCAGGCAAGGGGGGGACAGCGCTTCTCCAGCCAGTCCAGCGGGAGCACCAACCCCTCCGGAAGGGACGTTCAACGAAACAGCCGTGGATACAGAGACATCTCTCCACCAAGACGGGGGATCCTGCGAGACTACAAAGACGACTCCGACTGGGAGGGCAGGCGAGGAAGAACGAGCCAACGTAACTGGAGGGACCAgggaggtggtggaggaggtgggCCCAGGCCGAGGACACGCAGCCGCGACGACCTGATGGAGGAGCTACAGAGCAGAACCGCGTGGAGGGAGAGGAGCTACTCCCCTCCGCAACGCAAAGGGTCCTGGAGCTCAGACGAAGAGGACAGCAGGAGGAGAAGGGGGGGTCGAGACAGGGATTGGCCAGAGAAGCCCCCCAGCTACTCTTCTGTTGAGAGTCAACCCAGACACCCCAACGACCGCAGGAACTACATCCGTCTTTCC GATAGAAGCTCCCGTAGCAACACCAGCGTAGTCATCTGA
- the ildr1b gene encoding immunoglobulin-like domain-containing receptor 1b isoform X2, with the protein MMGNMILVTLLLLFLPTELLSIQVIVPESERSTTLFASVILRCDFSTSANPQEVTVTWRFKSFCKDPVLEYYSTEADLSITEVMWWDNGVYFCTIDAPGDTSGDSDREVKLVVYHWLTVLLIILGTLLLIMLLGICCCQCCPQKCCCYVRCPCCPRTCCCPEKAVMQHRMLREAKRAMVPWMHGQPIYAPISSNNSIQGVPMLYSGSYSDAGKQNFAMAPMQLSPITLPPQQPAPPHHLNGSATGSVQNTRHVLDYLENQVRGLDVAVPQMPIHPVQNMHQLPAQPPPPPPVVPYTPGPPSMLSALDEMGVRGTERRVITLPPIIQRVPSFSSHKGPRSGDQARGGQRFSSQSSGSTNPSGRDVQRNSRGYRDISPPRRGILRDYKDDSDWEGRRGRTSQRNWRDQGGGGGGGPRPRTRSRDDLMEELQSRTAWRERSYSPPQRKGSWSSDEEDSRRRRGGRDRDWPEKPPSYSSVESQPRHPNDRRNYIRLSDRSSRSNTSVVI; encoded by the exons ATGATGGGAAATATGATACTGGTGACGCTATTGCTACTTTTCCTGCCAACAG agcTGCTCTCCATCCAGGTCATCGTTCCGGAATCGGAGAGAAGTACAACTTTGTTTGCGTCTGTGATCCTTCGCTGCGACTTCTCCACTTCTGCAAACCCTCAGGAGGTGACGGTCACCTGGAGATTCAAATCCTTCTGTAAAGACCCCGTTCTGGAGTACTACTCCACTG AGGCTGACCTGTCCATTACTGAAGTAATGTGGTGGGATAACGGCGTGTATTTCTGCACCATTGACGCTCCTGGCGACACCTCGGGGGACTCTGATCGAGAAGTGAAACTCGTCGTTTATC ACTGGCTGACAGTGCTGTTAATCATCCTGGgcaccctcctcctcatcatgcTTCTTGGCATATGTTGCTGTCAGTGCTGCCCACAGAAGTGTTGCTGCTATGTGCGCTGCCCGTGCTGTCCTAGGACGTGCTGCTGCCCAGAAAAAG CTGTGATGCAACACAGGATGCTGCGTGAGGCCAAAAGGGCCATGGTGCCTTGGATGCACGGCCAGCCCATTTATGCTCCCATCAGCTCCAACAACTCCATCCAGGGCGTCCCCATGTTGTATTCAG GCTCGTATTCAGATGCTGGCAAACAGAACTTTGCCATGGCACCCATGCAGCTGTCCCCCATAACCCTGCCACCGCAGCAGCCTGCTCCCCCCCACCACCTGAATGGCAGCGCTACAGGCAGCGTCCAAAACACAAGACATGTGTTGGACTACCTAGAGAACCAGGTGAGGGGGCTGGATGTTGCAGTGCCCCAGATGCCAATTCACCctgtccaaaacatgcaccaGTTACCAGCTCAGCCCCCGCCACCCCCTCCTGTTGTCCCCTACACCCCCGGGCCGCCCAGTATGCTGTCGGCCCTGGATGAGATGGGCGTAAGGGGGACGGAGAGAAGGGTGATCACCCTGCCTCCCATCATCCAGCGTGTACCCAGCTTCTCCTCACACAAGGGGCCCAGAAGTGGAGATCAGGCAAGGGGGGGACAGCGCTTCTCCAGCCAGTCCAGCGGGAGCACCAACCCCTCCGGAAGGGACGTTCAACGAAACAGCCGTGGATACAGAGACATCTCTCCACCAAGACGGGGGATCCTGCGAGACTACAAAGACGACTCCGACTGGGAGGGCAGGCGAGGAAGAACGAGCCAACGTAACTGGAGGGACCAgggaggtggtggaggaggtgggCCCAGGCCGAGGACACGCAGCCGCGACGACCTGATGGAGGAGCTACAGAGCAGAACCGCGTGGAGGGAGAGGAGCTACTCCCCTCCGCAACGCAAAGGGTCCTGGAGCTCAGACGAAGAGGACAGCAGGAGGAGAAGGGGGGGTCGAGACAGGGATTGGCCAGAGAAGCCCCCCAGCTACTCTTCTGTTGAGAGTCAACCCAGACACCCCAACGACCGCAGGAACTACATCCGTCTTTCC GATAGAAGCTCCCGTAGCAACACCAGCGTAGTCATCTGA
- the ildr2 gene encoding immunoglobulin-like domain-containing receptor 2 isoform X2, translating to MNFYRLALLAAALACVCNGVHVTVREKQQFAMLFQSVVLPCHYQTASTQTPVVQWWYKSYCRDRTRESFSLPESRDVQASERGARSQMDCSDSSRTVRVVASAQGASLTLAEHYKNRDIAIINKADLRIGELQWGDSGVYYCNVVIADDVEGKNEAHLELLVLEWAFVGCVAAGSFLFLVLLGICWCQCCPHSCCCYVRCCCCPETCCCPQHLYEAGKKAKPAPPAPVPVYPYYIPGVPAVMPLTPSSHTDPKVVSAPSVENNLAGVRSGYRLKASQDQDSLKVLYYIEKELAQVPSAKLAALRPSSLSELSSLHEGGNTDFRHTYQTVQMKALPPIADTDDHSMLRAAPPTRSRRQRLRERNNHSDDELDRRWNARSEHLQRQTLSKRGRTGSLDELEEFARSYGSRRRRPEPPDIRDCSPPRRFYRDEDDGWARRSPSPLPQKRRGTWDSELASRPSCPQDYDNVFLNHALASKARGPSGDRGRTDEDSDTPSKGSSRGKGSSYYSRSPSNRPEDEDPLPPYSEREAERYRRAGPTPDWYHSGESGRTEQYDASEPGLRPFSYTRPQQGMTLPLQGGREEADRRRNLSTALSRDSLLV from the exons ATGAACTTTTATCGCTTGGCTCTTTTGGCGGCAGCTTTGG CCTGCGTGTGTAATGGCGTGCATGTCACGGTGCGTGAGAAGCAGCAGTTCGCCATGCTCTTCCAGTCGGTGGTCCTCCCGTGTCATTACCAGACGGCCTCCACCCAGACCCCGGTAGTGCAGTGGTGGTACAAGTCCTACTGCAGGGACCGCACCCGGGAGTCCTTCAGCCTGCCGGAGAGCCGTGACGTCCAGGCCTCGGAGCGGGGCGCCAGGTCCCAGATGGACTGCTCGGACAGCAGCCGCACGGTCCGGGTGGTGGCTTCGGCGCAAGGAGCCTCCCTGACGCTGGCGGAGCACTATAAGAACAGAGACATCGCCATAATAAATA AAGCAGACCTGCGGATCGGCGAGCTGCAGTGGGGCGACAGCGGGGTTTATTACTGCAACGTGGTCATTGCCGACGACGTGGAGGGCAAGAACGAGGCCCATCTGGAGTTGCTGGTGCTGG AGTGGGCGTTTGTCGGCTGTGTGGCTGCGGGCAGCTTCTTGTTTCTGGTACTGTTGGGCATCTGCTGGTGCCAGTGTTGCCCTCACTCCTGCTGCTGCTACGTGCGATGCTGCTGCTGCCCCGAGACCTGCTGCTGCCCGCAACACC TATACGAGGCAGGGAAGAAGGCCAAGCCTGCCCCGCCTGCTCCGGTCCCCGTGTACCCCTATTACATTCCTGGAGTTCCCGCCGTGATGCCTCTCACTCCTTCATCCCACACGGACCCGAAGGTGGTCTCTGCCCCCTCTGTGGAAAATAACCTTGCTGGAG TTCGCAGTGGTTACCGCCTGAAAGCCAGTCAGGACCAGGACTCACTGAAAGTTCTGTACTACATAGAAAAGGAGCTGGCTCAGGTGCCCTCCGCCAAGCTGGCTGCACTCCGAC CCAGTAGCCTATCAGAGCTCAGCTCTCTCCACGAGGGAGGAAACACAGATTTCAGACACACCTACCAGACCGTCCAGATGAAGGCGTTGCCTCCCATCGCCGACACCGATGACCACTCGATGCTGAGAGCGGCCCCGCCCACCCGGAGTCGCAGACAGAGACTCCGGGAACGCAACAACCACTCGGACGATGAGCTGGACAGAAG GTGGAATGCTCGCTCAGAGCACCTCCAAAGACAGACTCTGAGCAAAAGGGGTCGCACTGGCTCGCTGGACGAGCTGGAGGAATTCGCCCGCTCATACGGTTCCCGTAGGCGCCGCCCTGAGCCGCCGGACATTCGTGATTGCAGCCCTCCGAGGCGTTTCTATAGAGACGAGGACGACGGCTGGGCTCGTCGCAGCCCCTCACCTTTGCCACAGAAGAGAAGGGGTACGTGGGACAGCGAGCTCGCCTCCCGACCTTCCTGTCCGCAAGATTACGACAACGTCTTCCTCAACCACGCACTGGCGAGCAAAGCGAGGGGGCCCAGCGGGGACAGGGGCAGGACGGATGAGGACAGTGACACCCCCTCCAAAGGTAGCTCCAGGGGCAAGGGCAGCAGCTACTACAGCCGCTCGCCAAGCAACCGTCCAGAAGACGAGGACCCTTTGCCGCCCTACTCGGAGAGGGAGGCAGAGCGGTACCGCAGGGCCGGCCCTACCCCAGACTGGTACCACTCTGGAGAATCTGGCAGAACAGAGCAGTACGATGCCTCAGAGCCCGGCCTGAGGCCTTTCTCATACACGCGACCCCAGCAGGGGATGACCCTCCCACTGCAGGGTGGCAGAGAGGAGGCAGACAGGAGACGCAATCTG AGCACAGCACTGAGCAGGGATTCTCTGCTCGTGTGA
- the ildr2 gene encoding immunoglobulin-like domain-containing receptor 2 isoform X3, which produces MNFYRLALLAAALACVCNGVHVTVREKQQFAMLFQSVVLPCHYQTASTQTPVVQWWYKSYCRDRTRESFSLPESRDVQASERGARSQMDCSDSSRTVRVVASAQGASLTLAEHYKNRDIAIINKADLRIGELQWGDSGVYYCNVVIADDVEGKNEAHLELLVLGRTTQKDDILPEFDVEIMPEWAFVGCVAAGSFLFLVLLGICWCQCCPHSCCCYVRCCCCPETCCCPQHLYEAGKKAKPAPPAPVPVYPYYIPGVPAVMPLTPSSHTDPKVVSAPSVENNLAGASSLSELSSLHEGGNTDFRHTYQTVQMKALPPIADTDDHSMLRAAPPTRSRRQRLRERNNHSDDELDRRWNARSEHLQRQTLSKRGRTGSLDELEEFARSYGSRRRRPEPPDIRDCSPPRRFYRDEDDGWARRSPSPLPQKRRGTWDSELASRPSCPQDYDNVFLNHALASKARGPSGDRGRTDEDSDTPSKGSSRGKGSSYYSRSPSNRPEDEDPLPPYSEREAERYRRAGPTPDWYHSGESGRTEQYDASEPGLRPFSYTRPQQGMTLPLQGGREEADRRRNLSTALSRDSLLV; this is translated from the exons ATGAACTTTTATCGCTTGGCTCTTTTGGCGGCAGCTTTGG CCTGCGTGTGTAATGGCGTGCATGTCACGGTGCGTGAGAAGCAGCAGTTCGCCATGCTCTTCCAGTCGGTGGTCCTCCCGTGTCATTACCAGACGGCCTCCACCCAGACCCCGGTAGTGCAGTGGTGGTACAAGTCCTACTGCAGGGACCGCACCCGGGAGTCCTTCAGCCTGCCGGAGAGCCGTGACGTCCAGGCCTCGGAGCGGGGCGCCAGGTCCCAGATGGACTGCTCGGACAGCAGCCGCACGGTCCGGGTGGTGGCTTCGGCGCAAGGAGCCTCCCTGACGCTGGCGGAGCACTATAAGAACAGAGACATCGCCATAATAAATA AAGCAGACCTGCGGATCGGCGAGCTGCAGTGGGGCGACAGCGGGGTTTATTACTGCAACGTGGTCATTGCCGACGACGTGGAGGGCAAGAACGAGGCCCATCTGGAGTTGCTGGTGCTGG GCAGGACAACTCAGAAGGACGATATTCTACCTGAGTTTGATGTGGAGATCATGCCAG AGTGGGCGTTTGTCGGCTGTGTGGCTGCGGGCAGCTTCTTGTTTCTGGTACTGTTGGGCATCTGCTGGTGCCAGTGTTGCCCTCACTCCTGCTGCTGCTACGTGCGATGCTGCTGCTGCCCCGAGACCTGCTGCTGCCCGCAACACC TATACGAGGCAGGGAAGAAGGCCAAGCCTGCCCCGCCTGCTCCGGTCCCCGTGTACCCCTATTACATTCCTGGAGTTCCCGCCGTGATGCCTCTCACTCCTTCATCCCACACGGACCCGAAGGTGGTCTCTGCCCCCTCTGTGGAAAATAACCTTGCTGGAG CCAGTAGCCTATCAGAGCTCAGCTCTCTCCACGAGGGAGGAAACACAGATTTCAGACACACCTACCAGACCGTCCAGATGAAGGCGTTGCCTCCCATCGCCGACACCGATGACCACTCGATGCTGAGAGCGGCCCCGCCCACCCGGAGTCGCAGACAGAGACTCCGGGAACGCAACAACCACTCGGACGATGAGCTGGACAGAAG GTGGAATGCTCGCTCAGAGCACCTCCAAAGACAGACTCTGAGCAAAAGGGGTCGCACTGGCTCGCTGGACGAGCTGGAGGAATTCGCCCGCTCATACGGTTCCCGTAGGCGCCGCCCTGAGCCGCCGGACATTCGTGATTGCAGCCCTCCGAGGCGTTTCTATAGAGACGAGGACGACGGCTGGGCTCGTCGCAGCCCCTCACCTTTGCCACAGAAGAGAAGGGGTACGTGGGACAGCGAGCTCGCCTCCCGACCTTCCTGTCCGCAAGATTACGACAACGTCTTCCTCAACCACGCACTGGCGAGCAAAGCGAGGGGGCCCAGCGGGGACAGGGGCAGGACGGATGAGGACAGTGACACCCCCTCCAAAGGTAGCTCCAGGGGCAAGGGCAGCAGCTACTACAGCCGCTCGCCAAGCAACCGTCCAGAAGACGAGGACCCTTTGCCGCCCTACTCGGAGAGGGAGGCAGAGCGGTACCGCAGGGCCGGCCCTACCCCAGACTGGTACCACTCTGGAGAATCTGGCAGAACAGAGCAGTACGATGCCTCAGAGCCCGGCCTGAGGCCTTTCTCATACACGCGACCCCAGCAGGGGATGACCCTCCCACTGCAGGGTGGCAGAGAGGAGGCAGACAGGAGACGCAATCTG AGCACAGCACTGAGCAGGGATTCTCTGCTCGTGTGA
- the ildr2 gene encoding immunoglobulin-like domain-containing receptor 2 isoform X1 produces the protein MNFYRLALLAAALACVCNGVHVTVREKQQFAMLFQSVVLPCHYQTASTQTPVVQWWYKSYCRDRTRESFSLPESRDVQASERGARSQMDCSDSSRTVRVVASAQGASLTLAEHYKNRDIAIINKADLRIGELQWGDSGVYYCNVVIADDVEGKNEAHLELLVLGRTTQKDDILPEFDVEIMPEWAFVGCVAAGSFLFLVLLGICWCQCCPHSCCCYVRCCCCPETCCCPQHLYEAGKKAKPAPPAPVPVYPYYIPGVPAVMPLTPSSHTDPKVVSAPSVENNLAGVRSGYRLKASQDQDSLKVLYYIEKELAQVPSAKLAALRPSSLSELSSLHEGGNTDFRHTYQTVQMKALPPIADTDDHSMLRAAPPTRSRRQRLRERNNHSDDELDRRWNARSEHLQRQTLSKRGRTGSLDELEEFARSYGSRRRRPEPPDIRDCSPPRRFYRDEDDGWARRSPSPLPQKRRGTWDSELASRPSCPQDYDNVFLNHALASKARGPSGDRGRTDEDSDTPSKGSSRGKGSSYYSRSPSNRPEDEDPLPPYSEREAERYRRAGPTPDWYHSGESGRTEQYDASEPGLRPFSYTRPQQGMTLPLQGGREEADRRRNLSTALSRDSLLV, from the exons ATGAACTTTTATCGCTTGGCTCTTTTGGCGGCAGCTTTGG CCTGCGTGTGTAATGGCGTGCATGTCACGGTGCGTGAGAAGCAGCAGTTCGCCATGCTCTTCCAGTCGGTGGTCCTCCCGTGTCATTACCAGACGGCCTCCACCCAGACCCCGGTAGTGCAGTGGTGGTACAAGTCCTACTGCAGGGACCGCACCCGGGAGTCCTTCAGCCTGCCGGAGAGCCGTGACGTCCAGGCCTCGGAGCGGGGCGCCAGGTCCCAGATGGACTGCTCGGACAGCAGCCGCACGGTCCGGGTGGTGGCTTCGGCGCAAGGAGCCTCCCTGACGCTGGCGGAGCACTATAAGAACAGAGACATCGCCATAATAAATA AAGCAGACCTGCGGATCGGCGAGCTGCAGTGGGGCGACAGCGGGGTTTATTACTGCAACGTGGTCATTGCCGACGACGTGGAGGGCAAGAACGAGGCCCATCTGGAGTTGCTGGTGCTGG GCAGGACAACTCAGAAGGACGATATTCTACCTGAGTTTGATGTGGAGATCATGCCAG AGTGGGCGTTTGTCGGCTGTGTGGCTGCGGGCAGCTTCTTGTTTCTGGTACTGTTGGGCATCTGCTGGTGCCAGTGTTGCCCTCACTCCTGCTGCTGCTACGTGCGATGCTGCTGCTGCCCCGAGACCTGCTGCTGCCCGCAACACC TATACGAGGCAGGGAAGAAGGCCAAGCCTGCCCCGCCTGCTCCGGTCCCCGTGTACCCCTATTACATTCCTGGAGTTCCCGCCGTGATGCCTCTCACTCCTTCATCCCACACGGACCCGAAGGTGGTCTCTGCCCCCTCTGTGGAAAATAACCTTGCTGGAG TTCGCAGTGGTTACCGCCTGAAAGCCAGTCAGGACCAGGACTCACTGAAAGTTCTGTACTACATAGAAAAGGAGCTGGCTCAGGTGCCCTCCGCCAAGCTGGCTGCACTCCGAC CCAGTAGCCTATCAGAGCTCAGCTCTCTCCACGAGGGAGGAAACACAGATTTCAGACACACCTACCAGACCGTCCAGATGAAGGCGTTGCCTCCCATCGCCGACACCGATGACCACTCGATGCTGAGAGCGGCCCCGCCCACCCGGAGTCGCAGACAGAGACTCCGGGAACGCAACAACCACTCGGACGATGAGCTGGACAGAAG GTGGAATGCTCGCTCAGAGCACCTCCAAAGACAGACTCTGAGCAAAAGGGGTCGCACTGGCTCGCTGGACGAGCTGGAGGAATTCGCCCGCTCATACGGTTCCCGTAGGCGCCGCCCTGAGCCGCCGGACATTCGTGATTGCAGCCCTCCGAGGCGTTTCTATAGAGACGAGGACGACGGCTGGGCTCGTCGCAGCCCCTCACCTTTGCCACAGAAGAGAAGGGGTACGTGGGACAGCGAGCTCGCCTCCCGACCTTCCTGTCCGCAAGATTACGACAACGTCTTCCTCAACCACGCACTGGCGAGCAAAGCGAGGGGGCCCAGCGGGGACAGGGGCAGGACGGATGAGGACAGTGACACCCCCTCCAAAGGTAGCTCCAGGGGCAAGGGCAGCAGCTACTACAGCCGCTCGCCAAGCAACCGTCCAGAAGACGAGGACCCTTTGCCGCCCTACTCGGAGAGGGAGGCAGAGCGGTACCGCAGGGCCGGCCCTACCCCAGACTGGTACCACTCTGGAGAATCTGGCAGAACAGAGCAGTACGATGCCTCAGAGCCCGGCCTGAGGCCTTTCTCATACACGCGACCCCAGCAGGGGATGACCCTCCCACTGCAGGGTGGCAGAGAGGAGGCAGACAGGAGACGCAATCTG AGCACAGCACTGAGCAGGGATTCTCTGCTCGTGTGA